Proteins encoded together in one Desulfosporosinus meridiei DSM 13257 window:
- a CDS encoding ferredoxin, whose product MYATVNSDCIGCGACEAICPQVFRMNGYEIAEAYKNPVPDEAEQSTKEAAKSCPVAAIILE is encoded by the coding sequence ATGTACGCTACCGTAAATTCTGACTGTATTGGCTGCGGTGCTTGTGAAGCAATTTGCCCTCAAGTTTTCCGAATGAATGGCTATGAAATCGCTGAAGCCTACAAGAATCCAGTTCCTGATGAGGCCGAACAATCAACTAAAGAAGCCGCTAAGAGTTGCCCAGTAGCTGCAATAATTTTAGAATAG
- a CDS encoding ketopantoate reductase family protein — protein sequence MKILVIGLGALGTVYACLLSLSGHEVTGLSRPASIARIKEKGVKVSGIWGDYNTKLSNVVANVSELEQQTFDMIIITVKSFVTEEIARDIAPVVGDKTFVFLLQNGYGNFEAAAESIREDKLLLGRVIFGAETLAPGESKVTVIADDVMIGSPKNLIIPEVLEEFAEIFRKALIPTKASLDIMKYIWGKIIYNSALNSLGSIFEVSYGELARESVTRDLMNKIIEEIFDVLRARNIPMFWPDAETYLADFYEKLIPPTSAHHASMLQDIRNGRRTEIEALNGAVLKLAQESRVPVPVNEVIVAMVKAKESFSLRD from the coding sequence ATGAAAATACTAGTTATTGGATTAGGAGCTTTGGGTACAGTATACGCTTGTCTGTTGAGCTTATCTGGTCATGAGGTGACGGGGTTAAGTAGACCAGCAAGTATTGCAAGAATCAAAGAGAAGGGAGTAAAGGTATCCGGAATTTGGGGAGATTATAATACTAAGCTCTCCAATGTTGTGGCTAATGTCTCAGAACTTGAGCAGCAGACCTTTGATATGATAATTATCACCGTAAAGTCATTTGTCACTGAAGAGATTGCCAGGGATATTGCTCCTGTAGTAGGAGATAAGACCTTCGTCTTCCTACTACAGAATGGGTATGGAAATTTTGAGGCTGCTGCTGAATCAATCAGGGAGGATAAGCTTCTTTTAGGACGAGTGATTTTTGGGGCGGAGACTTTAGCCCCTGGAGAGTCCAAGGTGACTGTCATCGCTGACGATGTAATGATTGGTTCTCCCAAAAATCTTATTATTCCAGAGGTATTAGAAGAATTCGCCGAGATTTTCCGCAAAGCGCTTATTCCCACAAAAGCATCTTTAGATATCATGAAGTACATATGGGGAAAGATTATCTACAATTCCGCTCTCAATTCCTTAGGTTCCATCTTTGAAGTGAGTTATGGCGAATTGGCTCGGGAGTCGGTTACACGCGACCTCATGAATAAGATTATTGAAGAAATCTTCGACGTGCTTAGGGCAAGAAATATTCCGATGTTTTGGCCCGATGCAGAAACTTATTTGGCCGATTTTTATGAAAAATTAATTCCTCCAACATCTGCCCACCATGCTTCAATGTTACAAGACATTCGGAACGGTCGTCGAACAGAAATAGAAGCCTTAAATGGAGCGGTTCTTAAACTTGCTCAGGAATCTAGAGTCCCAGTTCCTGTGAACGAAGTAATAGTGGCGATGGTGAAAGCAAAGGAAAGCTTTAGCCTACGAGACTAA
- a CDS encoding SHOCT-like domain-containing protein, giving the protein MSSEKMKILEMVQEGKLTAVEGLDLLKAIDEGNSDKTSSQIFEQDLVKKEGERFLRVRVQGEKTLKVNVNVPLTLIRSASKLVVYAMSFVPEDKKAELEKKGLDLTDLDVEGLARIIEESLDGKIVDVEVADPEEGRIKVEVYVE; this is encoded by the coding sequence ATGAGCAGTGAAAAGATGAAGATCCTCGAAATGGTTCAAGAAGGTAAACTGACAGCTGTCGAAGGTTTAGATCTCTTGAAGGCAATCGACGAAGGAAACTCAGATAAAACCAGTTCGCAGATTTTTGAACAGGATCTTGTGAAGAAAGAGGGGGAACGTTTTTTAAGGGTTCGTGTGCAAGGTGAGAAAACACTTAAGGTTAATGTAAATGTTCCTTTGACTTTGATACGTTCTGCTTCAAAGCTTGTGGTATATGCAATGAGTTTTGTGCCTGAGGATAAGAAGGCGGAGTTAGAGAAGAAAGGCCTAGACTTAACAGATCTGGATGTAGAAGGCCTTGCTCGAATAATTGAAGAGAGTCTTGATGGTAAGATTGTAGATGTAGAAGTCGCTGATCCGGAAGAGGGAAGAATCAAGGTTGAAGTGTATGTGGAGTAA
- a CDS encoding ABC transporter permease subunit: protein MFSLIENEVIKMISKKRLLFVIAILVALISVFAYGQHHTSERTKAQLAQRMGISATTDWHKLADQQLIELKNRLDSPYRDEKDKSALRVRIEQLQYNLDNDINPLEQSAAKFTTKFMEQSIFLFLPLLIIMLASDMVSGESSSGTIKLLLVRNIPR, encoded by the coding sequence TTGTTTAGTCTGATAGAAAATGAAGTTATCAAAATGATTTCTAAGAAACGTCTATTGTTTGTCATAGCCATACTTGTTGCACTAATTTCGGTTTTTGCTTATGGTCAACACCATACCTCCGAAAGAACAAAGGCTCAACTCGCTCAAAGAATGGGGATTAGTGCAACTACCGACTGGCACAAACTAGCTGACCAGCAGCTGATCGAGCTTAAAAACAGGTTAGATAGTCCTTATAGAGACGAGAAAGATAAATCAGCCCTCAGAGTAAGAATAGAACAACTGCAGTATAATCTTGATAACGATATTAATCCACTAGAACAGTCCGCGGCAAAATTCACCACTAAATTTATGGAACAATCGATTTTCTTATTCTTACCTCTTCTCATTATTATGTTAGCTTCAGATATGGTGTCAGGGGAATCCTCCAGTGGAACTATAAAACTTCTGCTCGTCAGGAACATTCCCAGGTGA
- a CDS encoding DUF2089 domain-containing protein: MNYKMPHRCPVCDQEMKISKLSCTHCPTKIEGEFSSCKFCRLPAEQLVFTEAFIKCRGNIKEVEKELGISYPTVRSRLDSVIEALGYGAEKGKESDYEKSNSSEGSLRRQEILEALERGEISAQEAALQMRKSSKD; encoded by the coding sequence TTGAATTATAAGATGCCCCATCGGTGTCCTGTGTGCGATCAAGAAATGAAAATAAGTAAGCTTTCTTGTACACATTGTCCCACAAAAATCGAGGGAGAGTTTAGTTCCTGTAAATTTTGTCGGCTGCCAGCTGAACAATTAGTTTTTACGGAGGCATTTATTAAATGTCGGGGGAATATCAAAGAGGTGGAAAAAGAGTTAGGTATTTCCTACCCGACGGTAAGAAGTCGCTTAGATAGTGTCATTGAGGCGCTAGGTTATGGAGCTGAGAAGGGGAAAGAGAGTGATTATGAAAAGTCTAACTCTTCTGAGGGAAGCTTGCGTAGACAGGAAATTCTAGAAGCCCTAGAACGAGGTGAGATATCGGCTCAGGAAGCTGCGCTTCAGATGAGAAAGTCTAGTAAGGATTGA
- a CDS encoding arginine deiminase family protein — translation MSNLNMEYGNEKLARLRKVLLHNPVESLASVTLSNYKYHLFNNVPKVDQYHKEHEQYAQLLKAHDVEVLELRNFVGKTKDLLAKLPNLAYLNDIAVVTSNGAILSKMCPGTRAGEEVVVKEVLNNLNIPIFHEFRDDDEFEGCMAFSPRTLIIVDTERLKTSTIESFFQKALEIFEEVIYVNTPQERRFMHADMIINRISEQLGVYFPPAFLQTFLITKQKRVEINVREFFAERNIELIELNDVEQQNWGCSFVTLEPKVIIHYDIAFNNQTKKRLQQRGVDVIEFHPQALLAGGGSLRCLTLRLWRA, via the coding sequence ATGAGTAATTTGAATATGGAATATGGAAATGAAAAACTAGCCCGCTTAAGGAAAGTTTTGCTACATAACCCGGTTGAGTCCCTAGCTTCTGTTACTCTATCGAATTATAAATACCATTTATTCAATAACGTTCCGAAGGTTGATCAGTATCATAAGGAGCATGAACAATATGCCCAGTTGTTAAAAGCCCATGATGTTGAGGTCTTAGAACTTAGAAACTTTGTCGGGAAAACGAAAGATTTATTAGCGAAGCTTCCAAATTTGGCTTATCTTAATGATATCGCAGTAGTAACGAGTAATGGAGCGATTTTATCTAAGATGTGTCCGGGCACCAGAGCCGGAGAGGAAGTAGTAGTTAAAGAGGTTCTGAATAATCTCAATATCCCTATCTTTCATGAATTTAGAGATGATGACGAATTCGAAGGGTGCATGGCTTTTTCGCCAAGAACATTGATTATAGTAGACACGGAACGACTGAAAACTAGTACCATAGAGAGCTTTTTTCAAAAAGCCCTAGAAATATTTGAAGAAGTAATTTATGTAAATACACCTCAGGAGCGAAGGTTCATGCATGCCGATATGATTATTAATAGAATCAGCGAACAATTAGGAGTCTATTTTCCGCCAGCATTTCTGCAAACATTTTTAATCACCAAACAAAAGCGGGTAGAGATTAATGTCCGAGAGTTTTTTGCTGAACGGAATATCGAACTTATTGAACTGAATGATGTAGAGCAGCAAAATTGGGGGTGTAGTTTTGTTACATTAGAGCCCAAAGTTATTATCCATTATGATATTGCTTTTAATAATCAGACTAAAAAACGATTGCAGCAGCGTGGCGTTGATGTCATTGAGTTTCACCCTCAAGCTCTTTTGGCTGGAGGAGGAAGTCTGCGATGTCTTACCTTAAGATTGTGGCGGGCTTAA
- a CDS encoding potassium channel protein, producing the protein MYFCRRKDLLHFLLRLSMKLVKMKNTALAIGFIAFVLSASTFAYMIEAETFETWFNSLYFVLTTMATVGYGDYSPSTFPGKVLTIFIYVFGIGLLSLVIGKIIDAVADFNRRREAGRLRYQGKNHVIIVNWSKKAQYAIEEILSTDPNIEVVIIDEIDKHPYDKPKIHFISGDPSSIDILEQADIKNARSAIVFADARIDEPALVDGKSLLLASTIESIAPKVHTTVEIMMEKHIQNFKHVKVNDFVLSHDAVSRLAVRSALNEGSLDIFTQLLSRQKGADVYHVTIRPEWKTYEDAFLALIKQGATLVSNKSDMTINTKLNQPIPTDAKLFAICDGEVYKKINNVV; encoded by the coding sequence ATGTATTTTTGTAGGAGGAAAGACCTTTTGCACTTTTTGCTTCGCTTATCAATGAAATTAGTGAAAATGAAGAATACAGCACTTGCGATTGGATTTATTGCTTTTGTACTGAGCGCTTCAACATTTGCTTATATGATTGAGGCAGAGACATTTGAAACTTGGTTTAATTCTCTGTATTTTGTTTTAACAACGATGGCGACAGTTGGCTATGGTGATTATTCGCCAAGCACTTTTCCAGGAAAAGTGCTTACTATCTTCATTTACGTATTTGGAATTGGTTTGTTAAGTTTAGTCATTGGTAAGATTATAGATGCTGTTGCAGATTTTAATAGGAGAAGGGAAGCTGGGCGCTTGAGGTATCAAGGTAAAAACCACGTTATCATAGTTAATTGGAGTAAGAAAGCACAATATGCGATAGAAGAAATTCTATCTACAGACCCCAATATTGAGGTTGTAATTATTGATGAGATAGACAAACATCCTTATGATAAACCTAAAATTCATTTTATTAGTGGTGACCCAAGTTCCATCGATATACTAGAACAAGCAGATATTAAGAATGCTCGTTCGGCAATCGTTTTTGCTGATGCAAGAATTGATGAGCCTGCTCTTGTTGATGGTAAATCGTTACTTTTAGCTTCAACTATAGAGAGTATAGCACCTAAAGTACATACCACAGTTGAAATCATGATGGAGAAACATATTCAAAACTTTAAACACGTTAAAGTTAATGATTTCGTTCTCTCCCACGATGCTGTATCTAGATTAGCTGTAAGGTCAGCACTTAATGAAGGAAGCCTAGATATTTTCACCCAATTATTAAGTCGCCAAAAAGGTGCTGATGTATATCACGTAACGATCAGACCTGAATGGAAAACATATGAGGATGCTTTTTTAGCTCTTATCAAACAAGGGGCTACATTAGTATCAAACAAGAGTGATATGACAATAAACACTAAGTTAAATCAACCAATTCCAACAGATGCGAAATTATTTGCGATTTGTGACGGTGAAGTATACAAAAAAATTAACAATGTGGTGTAA
- a CDS encoding ABC1 kinase family protein has product MFGIPERHFARYYEILSVLFRHGLGYWIIPGNLNKIEQKDLALLGVHLRAALGELGATFIKVGQMASTRSDLLPLPIIKELEKLQDHVNPLPISIVRRVVEESLKVNLESVFKHFNPIPVASASIAQVHEAVLHNGEKVAVKVQRPFLHERVKTDLEIFQVLAERIELNTKWGKGYPVRLILEEFSETIIKELDFLQEGKNAEKIFKLSKKNSNILVPKIYWELTNSMVLTMEYIPGIPLHQISGSEKGSKNACNIAHHLSKAFLQQILREGCFHADPHPGNILILPDGKISLIDFGIIGNLSIPMKAQLSLLTSGIIREDDALLLKTLSEMGISSFVDRDSFQADIQNLRHKYLSLKQKKFTIGESIQDFLAIISKHGIHIPPEFVLLGKTFLTLEGTLRDLCPSLSLVEQAKPFSRRFIWRSVGISKLWKIILRR; this is encoded by the coding sequence ATGTTTGGAATACCGGAGAGACATTTTGCTCGTTACTACGAGATCCTTTCCGTACTGTTTAGACATGGACTTGGTTACTGGATCATCCCTGGAAATCTTAACAAAATAGAGCAAAAAGATTTAGCACTACTCGGTGTTCATCTGAGAGCAGCCTTAGGAGAACTTGGGGCAACATTTATTAAGGTTGGCCAAATGGCGAGTACCCGATCTGATTTGCTTCCACTACCGATCATTAAAGAATTAGAAAAACTCCAAGATCATGTTAATCCGCTGCCCATTAGTATAGTACGTCGAGTAGTCGAGGAGTCTTTAAAGGTCAACTTAGAGTCAGTCTTTAAACATTTTAATCCAATCCCAGTGGCTTCGGCCTCGATTGCTCAAGTGCATGAGGCAGTTTTGCATAATGGAGAAAAAGTTGCCGTAAAAGTGCAACGCCCATTCCTTCACGAAAGAGTTAAGACAGATTTGGAGATCTTCCAGGTGCTTGCAGAACGAATTGAGCTGAATACAAAGTGGGGGAAAGGCTATCCGGTTCGCTTAATACTTGAGGAGTTTTCCGAGACTATTATAAAAGAGTTGGATTTTCTTCAAGAAGGAAAAAATGCAGAGAAAATCTTTAAACTCAGTAAGAAAAACTCCAATATTTTGGTTCCAAAGATTTATTGGGAATTAACGAATTCTATGGTTCTTACAATGGAATATATACCGGGAATCCCTTTACATCAAATTTCCGGTTCGGAAAAAGGTTCCAAAAATGCTTGTAATATTGCCCATCATTTAAGTAAAGCTTTCCTGCAGCAAATACTTCGGGAAGGCTGCTTTCACGCTGATCCTCACCCGGGAAATATACTAATTCTTCCGGATGGAAAAATTAGCTTAATCGACTTCGGAATTATTGGGAATCTCTCCATCCCCATGAAGGCTCAGCTATCTCTATTGACTTCTGGAATAATCCGTGAAGACGATGCTTTACTTTTAAAGACTCTTTCTGAGATGGGTATATCATCATTCGTTGATCGGGATTCGTTCCAAGCGGATATTCAAAACTTGCGCCATAAGTATTTGAGCCTAAAACAAAAGAAATTTACTATAGGAGAGAGTATCCAGGATTTTTTAGCCATCATCTCTAAGCATGGAATTCATATACCCCCCGAATTTGTGCTTCTAGGCAAGACTTTTCTTACCTTGGAAGGAACTTTAAGGGATTTATGCCCTTCTTTAAGTCTGGTGGAACAGGCCAAACCATTTAGTAGAAGGTTTATCTGGAGAAGTGTCGGCATTTCAAAATTATGGAAAATAATTTTGAGGAGGTAG
- a CDS encoding DUF1904 domain-containing protein — protein MPQIKIRGIETDTIRQVSKIMLDELSILIQSPRSDFTLEVIHSTFILDEEVVQGYPFIEVAWFDRGQEIQDQVAQAISRIINQAGYPSVDIMFTVLDRVRYYENGEHF, from the coding sequence ATGCCACAAATAAAAATACGAGGAATTGAGACAGACACAATACGTCAGGTAAGCAAAATTATGCTTGATGAGCTATCGATACTTATTCAATCTCCAAGGAGCGACTTTACTCTAGAAGTGATTCACTCTACTTTCATCCTCGATGAGGAGGTTGTGCAAGGGTATCCTTTTATCGAAGTTGCCTGGTTTGACCGCGGACAAGAAATTCAAGACCAAGTTGCCCAAGCCATCAGCCGGATAATTAATCAAGCCGGGTACCCAAGCGTAGATATTATGTTTACCGTTTTAGATAGAGTTCGCTATTACGAAAACGGCGAACACTTTTAA
- a CDS encoding YnfA family protein encodes MFQAVLLFIIAGLAEIGGGYLVWLWLKESQPVWYGVLGGGILVLYGIIPTLQKFPSFGRVYAAYGGVFIVLAVLWGWAVDKKIPDTYDWLGAAICIVGVSVMLWAPRH; translated from the coding sequence ATGTTTCAAGCGGTTCTCTTATTTATTATTGCTGGATTGGCTGAAATAGGCGGAGGCTATCTAGTATGGCTTTGGCTCAAAGAATCTCAGCCTGTTTGGTATGGGGTATTGGGGGGGGGCATCCTTGTCTTATATGGCATCATACCAACATTACAAAAGTTCCCGAGTTTTGGGAGAGTGTATGCAGCTTATGGAGGGGTATTTATTGTTCTTGCTGTTCTATGGGGATGGGCAGTTGATAAGAAAATTCCCGACACCTACGATTGGCTAGGTGCTGCCATATGTATAGTGGGTGTTTCTGTAATGTTATGGGCTCCTCGTCATTAA
- a CDS encoding ABC transporter ATP-binding protein yields the protein MQETAVLELTNLSKTIKGKDIVKGINLTLQSSQIYGFLGPNGAGKTTTIRMIVGLIKPTQGTVKICGHSVAHEFVKALSNVGCIIESPDMYQYLTGMENLLQFAGMNKTISHQRIKDVIEMVGLKHRVNDKVSTYSLGMRQRLGIAQAIISKPKLLILDEPTNGLDPAGITEFRNLIRKLAYEEGMTVFVSSHILLEIQQMCDMVSIIKQGSVVKTANVQDLLQDNDKIEWQLSDPDAAISLLREHWSIQATQLKKNTISANIGQHSLEKLNEFLISQGLALTYCSAMRNTLEDLFLDLTVGDEIV from the coding sequence ATGCAGGAAACAGCAGTCTTGGAATTAACCAATTTATCTAAAACAATTAAAGGAAAGGACATCGTTAAAGGGATAAACCTTACTCTCCAATCCTCCCAAATTTACGGGTTCCTAGGGCCAAATGGAGCTGGAAAAACAACAACAATTCGGATGATTGTCGGCTTAATAAAGCCTACTCAGGGAACTGTCAAAATCTGCGGCCACTCTGTTGCTCACGAATTTGTCAAAGCCCTATCCAATGTCGGCTGCATCATAGAAAGCCCGGACATGTACCAATACTTAACAGGCATGGAAAACTTGCTTCAGTTTGCTGGCATGAATAAAACAATAAGTCATCAGCGTATTAAAGATGTCATAGAAATGGTTGGTCTTAAACATCGAGTTAATGATAAAGTTAGTACCTATTCTCTAGGTATGCGCCAACGTCTGGGTATTGCCCAAGCTATTATTTCAAAGCCAAAACTTTTGATCCTGGACGAACCTACTAACGGTCTTGACCCTGCCGGCATAACAGAATTTAGAAATTTAATCAGAAAACTTGCCTATGAGGAAGGGATGACTGTTTTTGTTTCTAGCCACATACTTTTAGAAATACAGCAAATGTGTGACATGGTCTCGATTATCAAACAAGGAAGCGTCGTCAAAACAGCCAATGTCCAAGACCTTCTCCAAGACAATGACAAGATTGAATGGCAATTAAGTGATCCTGATGCAGCGATCTCTCTTTTAAGAGAGCATTGGAGTATTCAGGCTACTCAGTTAAAGAAAAACACTATCAGCGCTAACATAGGTCAGCATTCCCTTGAAAAGCTTAACGAATTTTTAATCTCACAGGGTTTAGCACTTACATATTGTTCTGCAATGCGTAATACATTAGAAGACCTATTTTTAGACCTAACGGTAGGTGATGAAATTGTTTAG
- a CDS encoding phage holin family protein, whose protein sequence is MKRKIYRVLVNALAFFIAAQFLPMVASTPLHFLWAGIVLGLVNLMIRPLLILLTIPLNLLTLGVFTLVINTWMIMLTSGLLPGFSVPGFGVAFLVSIIVSLANWVFKEMRSE, encoded by the coding sequence TTGAAACGAAAGATCTATCGTGTACTAGTAAATGCACTGGCCTTTTTTATTGCGGCCCAATTCTTGCCTATGGTCGCATCAACTCCACTTCATTTCTTATGGGCAGGGATAGTTCTGGGGCTTGTCAATCTAATGATTCGGCCGTTGCTGATTTTACTGACTATCCCTCTCAATCTTCTAACTTTAGGAGTTTTTACACTTGTTATTAATACCTGGATGATTATGCTCACAAGTGGGCTGCTGCCGGGATTTTCTGTGCCGGGATTTGGAGTGGCTTTCCTTGTCTCGATTATCGTGTCTTTGGCCAATTGGGTTTTTAAAGAAATGAGATCCGAATGA
- a CDS encoding class I SAM-dependent methyltransferase, which translates to MDIGMLSLLGKTISLMENLGFLWLVHTGYELNLWEGFLKERNKEDFLAENPDWDPLLLDHWLEQARIQELVVLTKGKYKLSKTGKAIHGYRNYGLEAMYKEFALYWGASFAQLPELIRRQIPRLKMDNEMENELISRASKSSEFFVWPVLRGKCEKEDWHHVLDVGCGEAVLLRRLVEEFPNLHGVGLEVNQSVANRAAMETEPFQGRIRIEATNVFDFKDALEIYDCCLLNNLIYYFTGQQRLDLLKTVTDLLKPGGKIGILTALRGVSPAFQIFKTHIPQNLMSFFLSCHDGFEGLPLEKEVLNLLEQAGFTEVEVIPLPFKVSHYFFARKPLA; encoded by the coding sequence GTGGATATAGGAATGCTATCGCTTCTCGGAAAAACCATTTCACTCATGGAAAATCTAGGGTTTCTCTGGCTTGTACACACCGGTTACGAGCTTAATCTTTGGGAGGGCTTCCTGAAAGAAAGGAACAAAGAGGATTTCCTGGCCGAAAACCCGGATTGGGATCCTCTTTTGCTTGATCATTGGCTTGAACAAGCTAGAATTCAAGAACTTGTCGTTTTAACTAAAGGAAAATATAAGCTTAGTAAAACGGGGAAGGCCATCCATGGTTATCGTAACTATGGCTTAGAGGCTATGTACAAAGAGTTTGCTCTCTATTGGGGGGCTAGTTTTGCACAATTGCCGGAACTAATAAGACGCCAGATACCCAGGCTAAAAATGGATAATGAAATGGAGAATGAGCTTATATCAAGAGCCTCAAAATCTTCGGAGTTCTTTGTCTGGCCTGTGCTTAGAGGGAAATGTGAAAAAGAAGACTGGCATCATGTACTAGATGTTGGTTGCGGTGAAGCAGTGTTACTACGCAGACTGGTTGAAGAATTCCCGAATTTACACGGTGTGGGGCTTGAAGTTAACCAGTCAGTAGCCAATCGTGCCGCGATGGAAACAGAACCTTTTCAAGGGCGTATTCGAATTGAGGCGACGAATGTTTTTGATTTTAAAGATGCTTTAGAAATCTATGATTGTTGTCTGCTAAATAATCTTATTTATTATTTCACTGGCCAACAGCGTTTAGATCTTTTGAAAACTGTCACGGATCTCTTAAAACCAGGTGGCAAAATTGGGATTTTGACGGCTCTAAGAGGAGTTAGTCCGGCATTCCAGATTTTCAAAACCCATATTCCCCAAAATTTGATGAGTTTCTTCCTTTCTTGTCATGATGGCTTTGAGGGATTACCTTTGGAAAAAGAGGTGCTTAATCTATTAGAACAAGCCGGGTTTACTGAGGTTGAGGTTATTCCTTTGCCCTTTAAAGTATCTCATTATTTTTTTGCCAGAAAACCATTAGCGTAA
- a CDS encoding GDSL-type esterase/lipase family protein — protein sequence MFKKSMWYSILVIAFVGFVILANGFYQAILVTTQANPQPTSESSPLESATDLTPSSKNPNTIQILILGDSVAKGTGDEKSKGFSGYLTEYLKNNTSKEIISDNMGIDGLESTGLLEQLQSHRLEQQLTHTDIILVSIGGNDIRSILTLNSFDKENEFKVRLDRYLSNLKLTFKELRRTNPNSIIIFLGLYNPYEKATNLVDSQLLNSWNFNTQQLVETDSKAIFIPTYDLFKYNTGKFVAQDGLHPNSAGYQAISNRISRSLEMIIAGL from the coding sequence ATGTTCAAAAAAAGCATGTGGTACTCAATTCTTGTGATTGCCTTTGTCGGCTTCGTTATTCTAGCTAACGGTTTCTACCAAGCTATCCTCGTCACAACACAGGCTAATCCTCAACCAACTTCGGAATCATCACCCCTGGAATCGGCAACAGATTTAACCCCAAGCTCCAAGAATCCAAACACTATCCAAATCCTCATCCTAGGAGATTCTGTCGCTAAAGGGACAGGAGACGAAAAGAGCAAAGGTTTTTCAGGCTATTTAACGGAGTATCTTAAAAACAATACCTCTAAAGAAATTATTTCTGATAATATGGGAATTGATGGACTGGAAAGCACCGGATTACTGGAACAACTCCAAAGCCATCGGCTAGAGCAACAACTTACGCATACAGATATAATCTTAGTTTCTATTGGAGGCAATGATATACGAAGTATTCTCACTCTGAATTCTTTTGACAAAGAAAACGAATTCAAGGTGAGGCTAGATAGATACTTGAGTAACCTAAAGTTAACCTTCAAGGAACTGCGAAGGACTAACCCCAATTCGATTATTATTTTCTTAGGATTGTATAACCCCTATGAAAAGGCAACTAATCTCGTAGATTCTCAACTACTAAACAGCTGGAACTTCAATACCCAACAGCTAGTAGAAACAGATAGTAAAGCAATTTTCATCCCGACCTATGATCTTTTCAAGTACAACACCGGAAAATTTGTAGCACAAGATGGCCTACACCCGAATTCAGCTGGATATCAGGCTATATCTAATAGAATTAGTAGATCTCTGGAAATGATCATTGCAGGATTATAA